The Pseudomonas sp. SCA2728.1_7 DNA segment AGACATTCGGCACATAACGCTGGGTTTCGGCGAACGGCGGAATCACCCGGCCACGGCTGAGCACCGCGTCCGGCCCGGCGTTGTAGGCCGCCACCGCGAGAGCAATGTCGTTGTCGAACAGGGTCATCAGGCGCTTGAGGTATTTGGCCCCGCCCTGGATGTTGGCCTTGGGGTCGTAGACGTCGGTCACACCCAGCTCGCGTGCGGTGTCGGGCATTAACTGCATCAGTCCGCCGGCGCCTTTGGCCGAGGTCGCGCCTGGGTTGTAATGGGATTCGGCATTGATCACCGCGTGCAGCAGCGCTTCGGGTAATTGATTGACTTTGGCGGCTGCCGAGACCAGTTCCGCGTAGGGCTGGTTGGCGATCATTTGTGGCTGTTGATCGAGGCTGGCCACAGGCATTTCAGCCTCGTGGATCACCCGTTCGTAAGTGCGTCCGGGCCGGTGAACGTTGGACAGCACGTAGCTGCCCTTGGCGTCCACGGAGATGAACACATCGGCCTGCGCGGCGCCGCTGAGCAGCACACAACCGAGCAATCCGCTGGCGATAAATTTCATGTCGGGCCTCCCC contains these protein-coding regions:
- a CDS encoding lytic transglycosylase domain-containing protein, whose protein sequence is MKFIASGLLGCVLLSGAAQADVFISVDAKGSYVLSNVHRPGRTYERVIHEAEMPVASLDQQPQMIANQPYAELVSAAAKVNQLPEALLHAVINAESHYNPGATSAKGAGGLMQLMPDTARELGVTDVYDPKANIQGGAKYLKRLMTLFDNDIALAVAAYNAGPDAVLSRGRVIPPFAETQRYVPNVLRQYRRLQGLAMDAPL